ATATGAAATTTGAAGAAATGACAGTCGGCGCATTCATAGACGAACTTGCCTCAAATTCACCGGCCCCCGGCGGCGGCAGCGTCGCCGCGCTCTGCGGTTCGCTGGCATCAGCGCTCACCGTCATGGTCGGAAATCTGACGGTGGGAAAAACTAAATACCAGGACAGTTGGAACGCTGCGGAAAACATTATCTCCGAGGGCAAAAAATTAAATTTAGAATTCATCAGCCTGATGAATAAGGACACCGACGCCTTCAATGTTTTTATGGCGGCAATGAAGATGCCTAAGAATACCGACGAGGAAAAATCTGTTCGCCTGGAGGCAATGGAACACGCCGCAAAGACTGCGACGGAGACGCCTCTTTCAACACTTGAAACATGTGTGAAGCTGATGGATTTTGTTGTGTTGGCAGC
This window of the Cloacibacillus sp. genome carries:
- a CDS encoding cyclodeaminase/cyclohydrolase family protein, translating into MKFEEMTVGAFIDELASNSPAPGGGSVAALCGSLASALTVMVGNLTVGKTKYQDSWNAAENIISEGKKLNLEFISLMNKDTDAFNVFMAAMKMPKNTDEEKSVRLEAMEHAAKTATETPLSTLETCVKLMDFVVLAAKYGNQNAISDAGVAALLAEAAGKAAAYNVKINLPGIKDKIFADKCKERMFSALKAIESGALETADIVNGVI